The genomic DNA AGAACCTTTCTGCCCAATCCTCTATGTATATGGGCTAATTTACCTATTGTAGTAGTTTTACCTGATCCGTTTACACCCACCACCATAATGACATACGGCTTGGCTGAAAGTGATACATCAATATCGTTTACCCAGTCAGACTTGGATAACCTCTTTTGAACCTCACTTGCCAAAAATGAATATATCTCTTCTGAAGAAATCGGATTTTTTATTTTTGATTTCAATGCTTCCATTATTTCTTCCGCCATTTCTAAACCCATATCAGTTTGTATCAGCGCGGCTTCGATTTCTTCGTACATTTCATCATCAAAAGAAGATTTTCTTTTAACAGCAGATTCTAATGCAGATTTCAAATGAGATCTGGTTTTAGATAAACCTGATCTAAATTTCTGGAAAATGGTTTTCATATCTTTTTCAGCGATTCATGCCTTCAGTAATATTTTTTTGTAATCGGAAAGATAAACAACTGTTGAATAAACAAAAAATACAACGCTTGACAATAATCCGAACTGCGCAAGGATATCCAAGTCCATAAATAATCCAATCACCAACAAAGCGATGGTATTCATCATAATTTTTCCGGGCACATTAGCTTGCGGCATAATACCGCTTTGACGCTTGATAAGTACTCCCAAATACAATAACACAATATCTCTCGAAATCAATATAATAAAAAACCACAAAGGAAAATCTTTGTTAAATACCAAATACATAAATAATGCGATAATTACTATTTTATCGCAAATTGGATCAATTGCGTTTCCGAAATCGGACACGTTTTTATATTTTCGTGCAACTATGCCATCAGCGAAGTCCGTAATAATCATCAAAATCAAAATACTTAATCCCAAATAATTCTGACCGGCGTTAAAGTAAAAAAGACATGGAATAATTAAAATTACTCTGAATAGAGAAATCATATTCGGCAAATTCATCATTATTATACCAGACTTTCAGCATTCGTTGAATTGAGCTGCGAATCTAATAACGAGAATAAATCCGAAGTTTTCAAACTTTTAGGAATAATTTTCATTCCGTTTGCGATAATGCCATTCACGAATTCAGCCACAGGCGGCTGCTCTATTCCATATTTATTTGTTAATTCACTATTTAAAAAGAAGTCCGGAGGCGGGCCATCATAAACAGGTAAACCTTTATCAAATACTATAAGTCTATTGCAACTCTCCGCTATAAACGCCGAGTCCTGAGATACTATAAGGACAGTTTTACCCTGCTTCGAAATATTTTCTATTATATCCGTCAGATTTTTTATTTCAATTCCGTCAAGCGCCGCGGTCGGTTCATCAAATATATATAAATCAGGTTTTAGCGCTATAATAGTGGCGAGGGCAGCTCTTCTTCTTTCTCCACTACTCAATGCCATATGGTTGCGAGCACCATATAAACCCGGATCTAAATTCACTAATTCTAATGCTTCATATGCGGATTTATGAGCTTCAGTGTCCGACAATCCTTTTTCTATTGCGCCAAGCATTATATCCTCAAGGATGGTGTTCATAAAAAATTGATTTTCCGGAAATTGAAAAGATAGCCCGACCGCTAAATTATCGGGATAGTTAATAATCGTTCCTGATGAGGGTTTCAATAAACCAGCTAACAGACGCGCAAATGTCGTCTTTCCCGCTCCGGATCTGCCTAATACACCGATAAGTTCGTTTGAATTTATTTGCAAACTCGGTATCCGTAGCTCGAAAGATTTTGATATAAGCGGATTATCAAGTGTAACTATCAGTTCTTTAATTTCTTGAAGAATCATATTTTCATACTGATTATATCATTGTATCGATTTTCAAGTTCTGCTGTTTGTGGAGCATAATGCCCCGCTTTAAGTAATATTTCCTGGTTACCTAATATTTCGGATGGTTTGCCGTTCTCGATTAATTTACCCTTTTCCATTATATATAATTGGTCCGAGTTTATTGCTTCAGATGGATATTGCGTTATCAAAAGTACACCGCCACCATCATCGCTAAATTTATTCAGCATACTTAGCAGTAATTTTCTCGACTCATAATCCAAAAAAGTAGTCAACTCATCACAAATAATATAATCCGGCTTAAGCGCCCAAACTCCGGCAAATGCCACCTTCTGCTGTTCACCCCCGGATAGCTCTCTTGGATGGCTTTCCCTAACATCGTATAGATCAAATAGTCTCATTGACTCATCTACCCGCTGCCTAATTATTTCAGCCGGTATGCCATAATTCTCAAGTGAAAATGCGATATCAGACTCCACGCTTCCTGAGACGAGATGCTCTAACGGGTTTTGGAACAATACTGCGATTTTTTTCTTCGACGATTCTTTTAAATTTAAATCGTCTAACTCTAATCCATCACATTTGACGGTACCGCTAAACGGTTTAAATATTCCAGACATGACCATAGCAAGTGTTGATTTGCCGGAGCCATTTGATCCTATTAAAGAAATGAAATCACCACTTTTAAGAGCGAGTGAAACATCATTCAGAGCTAATAACCCTTCATTATTTACGCTTTGATATTTATACGAGATATTTTTTAGTTCTATCATTTCAAATAGCTCTGGATAACCTTCACAGTCTTTTCAGTGGCTCCCGCTCTTTTGATAACCACTTTCTCTGCAGCCAAACCCGATTTCTTACGAAATTCTTCATCCTCAATAAGTTTGTGTATAATTGTATCGAATTGTTCCTCGGTCTCTATAAGATAACCGCCTCCTGATTCATCAAGAAATTCTGCTGTCTCGGAACTTTTTAAATTTGGTCCGTGGATAACAGGCACACCATATACCGCCGGTTCCATTACATTATGAACTCCAGGGCCAAATCCGCCGCCCATATAGGCTATATGAGCAAATTTATACAGTCCCGCTAAATATCCAATCTCATCAATAACGATAGCGTTTATGTTACCTTTATCTAAAGTTAAGTTGGAAGATCTTACAAATCCGACGTTTGCTTCCGTAAATTTGGATTCGATGAGGTTAAGAATTTTATCTTCCGGCTCGTGAGGTGCGATAATAATTGAAAAATTTGCAGATCCCTTCATCCTACTTATAATCAGGTCCAGTATCAGCGAAATATCCGTACGCCACACACTACCGAGCACAAGAACAATTTTTCCGCTAAGAATACTGGATATATTATCTTCATTTGGAACTGCTTCTCCTTTTCGTTGAATCACCTGATCATACCGTGAGTTACCAAGCACCTCTAACGCTCTCTCTTTAACTCCCAATTTTTTAAAACGATCTGAATCTCCTTCAGAAACTGTGAGTACCTTATCAAACATACAGTAAACTGCTCTGTGCATTAGAGAAAACATTGGTTTAAGACGATGAGAGCCTGCGCGAAGTCGCGCGGACACTATTATCAAAGGGACATTTAACTTATTTGCCCATTTAATCGCATTTGGCCAAACATCATAGCCCGCCAATATAAAAACATCGGCATTAATACTCTTGAAAAACCTTTTCATACTATGTGGTAAATCAAATGGAAGGTAAATTTTAATATCCACAAGCTTATCCTTTGCCCTGTTATAACCGGATGGAGAAAAAAACGATAGAATTATCCGATGCTCACTATTTTCATTTTTCAACTTATTGATAAGTGGTTTTATCTGTTCATATTCTCCAAGAGAAGCACAATGAATCAGAATTACTCTACTTTCTGATAAATTTGCTTTTTCCAAAATGGACCAAGTTTCTTTTCTTCCTCTAAGCCCTTGATTTATTTTTTTGTTAAACGGGGATATAACTTTCAGAATTAATATCAGCAATGGAATAGCAATGTAAGAATAAATAATAAATAATACTTTAGACAACAATTGATCCTTTATAATTCAAGTAAGTCCGTCGTTGCTTTAAATGCCAGTTCCGGAGTTATATCCACCATACATTTAAAGTGTTTCTTTGGACAATTATCTCGTCCTACATGAGAACATGGCCTGCAATTGAGATTAGATACCTCCAAAACTCTGAAATTATCGCTATACGGGAAAAATCCTAATTCCTCCGTAGTTGAGCCGAAAAATGCGAGAACCGGTTTTTTCTGAGATACTGCAATATGCATCAGTCCACTGTCATTCGTCAGCACGGCATCTGACTGCTTGATTATTGCCGCTGTTTCCAGCAAAGTAAATTCACCGGTAGCATCAGTAGCAGGTTCATTCATTTGAGATATTACAGCTTCGGAAATAGGCAAATCATCTTTAGACCCTACCAATATGATCTTTGCATCAATCTCTTTAACCAATAAGTCAGCAAGCTTCGCATAATTATCGCTTGGCCATCGTTTTGTATGATATCCTGCCCCCGGCGCAATCACAAGATTAAGTTTAGAATCAACTTTCAGTCTTTCCTTTAAAGGGCTATCACTACTTGTATAAAGATCTAATCCAAACCCATCATCAGCTAAATTATATTTAGAACCGACTTCGAGGTAGCGGTCAGATATAGAAGTCACATTTTTATAGAGATTTAATCCGAAATTAACCAACATATATCGCTTAAAGTACCTTTTGTTATATTTTCCGGAATTCATCCCGCCAATAAACCTTGTCATTAACAAAGTTCTAATATTACGGTGCAGGTCAAATATAGCGTTATAGCGATTTGATTTTATCTGGTATCTCCAATTTAATATCTCACCGAATCCGTTTTTTGTGTCAAACGCATATACGTTATTTATGTTAGGATTATTCAGCATCAGTTCCACATACTCACTCTTCGTAAGATAATTAATTAGAGAATCCGGATACTTCTTTCGGAGCGCCCTAACAAAGGGAGTTGTAAGAAGTATATCTCCAATAGAACTTAATCGTATGATAAGAAAACGTTTTTGCACTATAAATGTTAAGAGAAAAGATCAAATGCTCTTTCAGAGCAGGAGTTATCTTGTTCGATCAATGTTGAACCGAACAAATTTAATTAAGGCGTCCTTAGAATCCGAATCCTCTAATTCTGAAAGAGAATCAATTGCTTTTTGGCTGTGAAAGTTGAGTTTCTGCTCAGTGTATTCCAAGCCTCCGTGTTCTTTTACATAATTAACAGCCATCTGAAAGTCTGATTTCCCATTCTTATTTCGTAAATTTTTAATTATTTTTCTGGCTGAGCGTTTTGAATCTTTTCCAAGTGAATGGATTACCGGCAGAGTAATTAAATTCTCCTTAACATCTCTTCCCACAGGTTTACCTGTATTAGCCTTTTTACCGACATAATCAAAAAGGTCATCTTTCAGCTGAAACGCGATTCCAAGATGCTCTCCATAAAGAGAAAGTGCTTTCCTTTTATCAACCGAGTCTGTAGTGGTCAACGCACCCATTTCACTCGCAGCGGAAAAAAGACTTGCTGTTTTATCGCTTATCATACGAAAATAAGTTTCCTCATCTAATCCATTCGACCTGTTTTTTTCAAGTTGCAGTAATTCTCCTTTACTCATTCTTTCGGCAGCCATTGACAGCACATCTAACGAGTCAAAATTTCTGAGGCCAACAAGGTTTATTAATGCCCTGCTGAATAAAAAATCACCCATTAGCACGGCAGTTTTATTCTTCCAAATGGAGTGAATAGAGGGAATCCCTCTTCTATGTTCGGCTCTGTCCACTACATCGTCATGCATAAGAGTTGCAATATGAAGCAGTTCAATTAGAACCGCGGATGCGATAGTTTGCTCATTTATAGGCCCGAATAGTTTTGCGGAAAGCAAGACAAGCTTAGGACGAAACATCTTGCCATATCGGGATGTCATATAACCTGATATCCTGTTAATCAAGAACACATTTGTCCTCATAGAATTTTTATAAGCTTTTTTGAAATCTTTAAATTCTGTATCAATTGGCGCGGTAATACGATTTAAATCGGCATTATATGAACTAAACGGTAGGGATAATTTTAATGTTTTCAGCACTTCATAGCTCTATTTTTCAAGCGATTAACATACTATTATTGCGGAGGAAGGTCAAGAATTAAAGTAAATCTTAAGAATCATTTGTGCCTATTGTTCGTTTTTTTGAGGCTATGCCGGAAATGAAAATACTTATTTCATATAAAATAAATAATGGAACCGACAACAATAATTGACTGAGTGGATCGGGCGGAGTCAATATCGCAGAGGTTATGATAATACCAACTAAGGCATGTTTTCTGTAATGCCTCATAAATGCCGGCGTAAGTAGTCCGATTCTTCCCAAAAAATATGCTAAGATAGGCATTTCGAAAACTATGCCACTTGCAAGTATCATCTGAATTACGAAACTGAAGTAATAATTTATGGATATATTATTCTCGACTCCCGGAACGCCAAATGAGAGAAGAGTTGGAATTATTAATGGTATGATAATATAATAGGCAAAACTGGCTCCACCTAAAAAAGAAAAAAATGTAACTACTATCAGAATCGGAAGATTTTTCTTTTCATTTACATATAAACCGGGGGCAATAAAGTGCCATATATGATAAACGATGAATGGCAATCCAAGAATTAATCCGCCGACAAAAGCGATCCACATTTTTACAATAAGCATACCTTGCACCCTTAGTACCTGTAGGGTCAAAGGAGGATCTATAGAAAGTGTTGGTTTAATCAGAAAATTTACAAAATAATCAGAAAATGCAAAAGAGAACACCGAAAATATTACGACTGCTACCAGCGATTTGAGGATTCTCCATCTTAACTCCTCAAGATGATCAAGAAATCCCATTTCACTTGAAGAGATATCCTTATCATCTTTATCTCCGTTGTTGGAAACAGCTTCGGACATTTGTGTTTATATTCCCGATTCTTTATCTGTGACGTATAACTCGATAAATGGAATATAAGAATCCCGCCTGAAAAGTTGCAAAAGATATTCCTGCCAGGTTATCGAATTTATCGATTCGATCAGTAAGATATTGTATATCTGCCGGATCAACAGCATCTGATAGGTTATTGAAAGCTTTGTCGGCTTCGAATTTAAAATAAACCGCCGCAACTCCCGATATAGCGGTAAGGGCATAAGTTGACCGGCTAATCAATTTATCTCTATCGTACCCCATTTTAGCGAAATTCGGAGTAATTTCAGTTTCTATTACTGGAGATTCAACAACCAAATTAACACTTATCAATGTTTTTTGATTCATCTCTTCAGGTTCGATTCGTACCGGCATATAATTTCTCTTAATTAATTCCACAGCTTTGTCGGTTGATTGAAGAACGTAGGGTGTAGTCCCCATAAATTCACCGTTGATGATAACATCCGCACCATACGGAACACTATTTAATATTACGAATCGCGTAGGTGTAACCTCAAAATAGTAGGTAGAGTCAGCTGCCAACTCTCCTTTCCAAGTCCAATCTACCGCCGACCATAAGTCAGATTCAGAATTCGATGCTCTCAATGAGTGATATCCTGCCGTAACAGATAGAGTATCGACGCGCTGCCGGCTGTATAATGAATCATCAATATAAAATAAAATGTCAGATGATTTAGATTTGAATATCAGAGTTGAAAACCCTATAGCTGCGCTTTCGGGGGGATTTGCATATAAATAGCTCTGGCTTACAACAAAAATAAATAGTAGCAGGAAATATTTATTCACTTATTGCACCTGCTTCTGAAAACGCATATACGAATTTATCTTCCGTTCCGATGAATATATTACCATTATATTCTAACGGTGATGTTCTGATTCTTCCGTCAAGCAATACGGACCATATTACTTCGCCGGTATCTTTATTTATAGAGTAAAATTTTCGATTCAGAGACCCGATATAGATATATTGCCCTGACACAAGCATTCCTATACTTAGAGGGTCCAATAAATCTTGCTCCCAAATTCCGACTCCATCAGTAATTGAAATCTTATAAAGCATACCGCTAGCTGTTGCGGAATATACCGCATCATCATCAACCGACGCAGTAGCATAAAAACTTCCTTTTCCGGAAAATGACCAATTTAATTTACCGGATTCTGCATTAATCGAGAAAAATTGTCCGAGCAAATTACCAACATAAACATTACCATTATAAACTACCGGTGTTGACATAATGGCTTTGCCTGTTTCATATTTCCATTTGAGTTCCCCTGTGGAAGCTGAGAGTCCATACACATTGCCGGAGTCATTTGCGGCGATTATGAGTCCCTCCCATCTTACAGGCGTGCCGCGAAACGGCCTGTTACTTCTGAATCTCCACTTCTCGGTGCCTGTTTCCAAATCAAGGCAATATAGATTTCCATTAACAGAAGTGACATAAAGCAAGCCCCCTGAAACCAACGGCATAGATTCCACAGGACCGATATTTTTTTTCCAGGCATATCTCCCTTTATCCAATTGATAACCAAAGATCGAATTATCGTTTGAAATGCTGCCGAAATATCCGTTATTGCCGTCTAATGCCATTCCGTATCCAATGGAATGGTCTAATTTAATAGAACTTATTTTAATTCCCGTAGAATAGTTAAGCACAATGATTTTACCTGCCATTGTTGTAACGAATATATTCCCCATTGCGGCTGTCATATAGCCGGTAGGCGTTCTCTCAACACCGGTCTTCCACAATTGTTTTAACGGAGGTGTCACTTCCTTGATAGCGTTTTGATTGTGCTGAGCATTACCTCCAAGTTGAGTCCATTCAGATTTCTTAAATTTTGAAGAAACATCAAAAATCTTAATATTTCCGGAACAGCTAAATATTATGACCAACGACAGTAGTAAGAAGATTATAAATTTACGATACAATTTAGAAATCCCAACCAAAGAAAAATTGTTTATAGATAGTATCAGGCCATTTTCTAAAACTGGTTCTTCTTCCTATATCGTAGCGGAGAACGAGAAAGCCGCCTATTCTCATTCTAAATCCGATTCCATAACTTCCTTTTGTTTCTTCCCATTCTTTTCTAAATAATTCACCGTTATAAACATTCCCAACATCAAAGAACAGCGCTCCTCTAATTCCTCTAAATCCAATAGTGCCGAACGGAAACTTTACTGCCATCTGATCAATAAACGGAAAGCGATATTCATTGTTTATCACATATGCACGGGTACCCCAAATCCTGAACCGTGGATAAAGACGGAGAGTCCATGAACCTCCAATATAAAATCGTCGTATTTCTCTGTCAGGATTTCCTTCGCTGTGCATATACATGAATCGAACAGCAAAAGAAGTGCTATTTGACAATCGATAATATTTCCTATAATCTGCCACCAAAGAGTAATAGTTCAGGTTACTGAATCTTACATCATTTGTGTACGCAATTGACAGGCTAATTCTCTGGCCGTCCAATGGACCGGAAGGTCCCCAAAGCGAATTATCCTTAACGTATCTGACAGAATTCACCGCTAACCAAGCCTCTCTGCTGTCACCGTCGAACCTGTCTTTTAAGGAATAACTTAAGCTTGTGGAAGCCTCTATTCTTTGAAAGAATGAAAGCGGGTAAGATACTGATAGAAAGCCGCCTATACGCTTTTCATCAAAAAACCCTTCATGTAA from Candidatus Neomarinimicrobiota bacterium includes the following:
- a CDS encoding CDP-alcohol phosphatidyltransferase family protein, with the protein product MMNLPNMISLFRVILIIPCLFYFNAGQNYLGLSILILMIITDFADGIVARKYKNVSDFGNAIDPICDKIVIIALFMYLVFNKDFPLWFFIILISRDIVLLYLGVLIKRQSGIMPQANVPGKIMMNTIALLVIGLFMDLDILAQFGLLSSVVFFVYSTVVYLSDYKKILLKA
- a CDS encoding ATP-binding cassette domain-containing protein, with amino-acid sequence MILQEIKELIVTLDNPLISKSFELRIPSLQINSNELIGVLGRSGAGKTTFARLLAGLLKPSSGTIINYPDNLAVGLSFQFPENQFFMNTILEDIMLGAIEKGLSDTEAHKSAYEALELVNLDPGLYGARNHMALSSGERRRAALATIIALKPDLYIFDEPTAALDGIEIKNLTDIIENISKQGKTVLIVSQDSAFIAESCNRLIVFDKGLPVYDGPPPDFFLNSELTNKYGIEQPPVAEFVNGIIANGMKIIPKSLKTSDLFSLLDSQLNSTNAESLV
- a CDS encoding ATP-binding cassette domain-containing protein, encoding MIELKNISYKYQSVNNEGLLALNDVSLALKSGDFISLIGSNGSGKSTLAMVMSGIFKPFSGTVKCDGLELDDLNLKESSKKKIAVLFQNPLEHLVSGSVESDIAFSLENYGIPAEIIRQRVDESMRLFDLYDVRESHPRELSGGEQQKVAFAGVWALKPDYIICDELTTFLDYESRKLLLSMLNKFSDDGGGVLLITQYPSEAINSDQLYIMEKGKLIENGKPSEILGNQEILLKAGHYAPQTAELENRYNDIISMKI
- a CDS encoding glycosyltransferase family 9 protein translates to MQKRFLIIRLSSIGDILLTTPFVRALRKKYPDSLINYLTKSEYVELMLNNPNINNVYAFDTKNGFGEILNWRYQIKSNRYNAIFDLHRNIRTLLMTRFIGGMNSGKYNKRYFKRYMLVNFGLNLYKNVTSISDRYLEVGSKYNLADDGFGLDLYTSSDSPLKERLKVDSKLNLVIAPGAGYHTKRWPSDNYAKLADLLVKEIDAKIILVGSKDDLPISEAVISQMNEPATDATGEFTLLETAAIIKQSDAVLTNDSGLMHIAVSQKKPVLAFFGSTTEELGFFPYSDNFRVLEVSNLNCRPCSHVGRDNCPKKHFKCMVDITPELAFKATTDLLEL
- a CDS encoding polyprenyl synthetase family protein, whose translation is MTSRYGKMFRPKLVLLSAKLFGPINEQTIASAVLIELLHIATLMHDDVVDRAEHRRGIPSIHSIWKNKTAVLMGDFLFSRALINLVGLRNFDSLDVLSMAAERMSKGELLQLEKNRSNGLDEETYFRMISDKTASLFSAASEMGALTTTDSVDKRKALSLYGEHLGIAFQLKDDLFDYVGKKANTGKPVGRDVKENLITLPVIHSLGKDSKRSARKIIKNLRNKNGKSDFQMAVNYVKEHGGLEYTEQKLNFHSQKAIDSLSELEDSDSKDALIKFVRFNIDRTR
- the tatC gene encoding twin-arginine translocase subunit TatC; the protein is MSEAVSNNGDKDDKDISSSEMGFLDHLEELRWRILKSLVAVVIFSVFSFAFSDYFVNFLIKPTLSIDPPLTLQVLRVQGMLIVKMWIAFVGGLILGLPFIVYHIWHFIAPGLYVNEKKNLPILIVVTFFSFLGGASFAYYIIIPLIIPTLLSFGVPGVENNISINYYFSFVIQMILASGIVFEMPILAYFLGRIGLLTPAFMRHYRKHALVGIIITSAILTPPDPLSQLLLSVPLFILYEISIFISGIASKKRTIGTNDS
- a CDS encoding PEGA domain-containing protein, producing MNKYFLLLFIFVVSQSYLYANPPESAAIGFSTLIFKSKSSDILFYIDDSLYSRQRVDTLSVTAGYHSLRASNSESDLWSAVDWTWKGELAADSTYYFEVTPTRFVILNSVPYGADVIINGEFMGTTPYVLQSTDKAVELIKRNYMPVRIEPEEMNQKTLISVNLVVESPVIETEITPNFAKMGYDRDKLISRSTYALTAISGVAAVYFKFEADKAFNNLSDAVDPADIQYLTDRIDKFDNLAGISFATFQAGFLYSIYRVIRHR
- a CDS encoding PQQ-binding-like beta-propeller repeat protein, whose amino-acid sequence is MYRKFIIFLLLSLVIIFSCSGNIKIFDVSSKFKKSEWTQLGGNAQHNQNAIKEVTPPLKQLWKTGVERTPTGYMTAAMGNIFVTTMAGKIIVLNYSTGIKISSIKLDHSIGYGMALDGNNGYFGSISNDNSIFGYQLDKGRYAWKKNIGPVESMPLVSGGLLYVTSVNGNLYCLDLETGTEKWRFRSNRPFRGTPVRWEGLIIAANDSGNVYGLSASTGELKWKYETGKAIMSTPVVYNGNVYVGNLLGQFFSINAESGKLNWSFSGKGSFYATASVDDDAVYSATASGMLYKISITDGVGIWEQDLLDPLSIGMLVSGQYIYIGSLNRKFYSINKDTGEVIWSVLLDGRIRTSPLEYNGNIFIGTEDKFVYAFSEAGAISE